Proteins from a genomic interval of Pseudomonas silesiensis:
- a CDS encoding ABC transporter substrate-binding protein → MRHSLVFSALLGTGLLAATSISQAANNSLVFCSEGSPAGFDTAQYTTATDNDAAEPLYNRLAEFEKGATNVVPGLATRWDISEDGLQYTFHLREGVKFHTTAYFKPTRDFNADDVLFTFNRMLDPQQPFRKAYPTEFPYFNGMSLNKNIAKVEKTGPLTVVMTLNSVDAAFIQNIAMSFAAILSAEYADQLLATGKPSDINQKPVGTGPFVFKSYQKDSNIRYTGNKQYWDPSRVKLDNLIFAINTDASVRVQKLKANECQITLHPRPADVTALKNDARLKLIEKPGFNLGYIAYNVRHKPFDQLEVRQALDMAVNKQGILNAVYQGAGQLAVNAMPPTQWSYDETIKDVAYNPEKARELLKAAGVKEGTEITLWAMPVQRPYNPNAKLMAEMLQADWAKIGLKVKIVSYEWGEYIKRTKNGEHDVSLIGWTGDNGDPDNWLGTLYSCDAIGGNNYSMWCDPAYDKLIKQAKVVTDRDQRTVLYKQAQQLLKQQVPITPVAHSTVNQPLSAKVEGFKVSPFGRNVFSGVSLEK, encoded by the coding sequence ATGCGCCATTCCTTGGTTTTTTCCGCATTGCTGGGCACCGGCCTGTTGGCCGCCACTTCCATCAGCCAGGCCGCCAACAACAGCCTGGTGTTCTGTTCCGAAGGCAGCCCCGCTGGCTTCGATACCGCGCAGTACACCACCGCGACCGATAACGACGCTGCCGAGCCGCTGTACAACCGACTGGCAGAGTTCGAAAAAGGCGCCACCAACGTAGTCCCGGGCCTGGCAACCCGTTGGGATATTTCCGAGGATGGCCTCCAGTACACTTTCCACCTACGCGAAGGAGTGAAATTTCACACCACTGCGTACTTCAAGCCGACCCGTGACTTCAATGCCGACGATGTGCTGTTCACGTTCAATCGCATGCTCGATCCGCAGCAACCCTTCCGTAAGGCTTACCCGACCGAATTTCCGTACTTCAACGGGATGAGCCTGAACAAGAACATCGCCAAGGTCGAAAAAACCGGGCCGCTGACCGTGGTCATGACGCTTAACAGCGTGGACGCCGCGTTCATCCAGAACATCGCCATGAGCTTTGCCGCCATTCTGTCGGCCGAATACGCCGACCAGTTGCTGGCGACCGGCAAGCCGAGCGACATCAACCAGAAGCCGGTCGGCACTGGCCCGTTCGTGTTCAAGAGCTACCAGAAAGATTCCAATATCCGCTACACCGGCAACAAGCAGTACTGGGACCCGAGCCGGGTCAAACTCGACAACCTGATCTTCGCCATCAACACCGACGCTTCGGTGCGGGTGCAGAAGCTCAAGGCCAACGAGTGCCAGATCACCCTGCATCCGCGCCCTGCCGATGTAACCGCGCTGAAGAACGATGCCAGGCTCAAGCTGATCGAGAAGCCCGGTTTCAACCTCGGCTACATCGCCTACAACGTGCGTCACAAGCCGTTCGACCAGCTCGAAGTGCGCCAGGCACTGGACATGGCGGTGAACAAGCAAGGCATTCTCAACGCCGTCTACCAGGGCGCCGGGCAACTGGCGGTCAACGCCATGCCGCCGACCCAATGGTCCTACGATGAGACCATCAAGGACGTCGCCTACAACCCGGAAAAAGCCAGGGAACTGCTCAAGGCCGCCGGCGTGAAGGAAGGCACCGAAATCACCCTCTGGGCCATGCCGGTCCAGCGCCCCTACAACCCCAACGCCAAATTGATGGCCGAGATGCTTCAGGCCGACTGGGCGAAGATCGGGCTCAAGGTCAAGATCGTCAGCTACGAATGGGGCGAGTACATCAAGCGCACCAAGAATGGCGAACACGACGTCAGCCTGATCGGCTGGACCGGGGACAACGGCGACCCGGACAACTGGCTCGGCACGCTTTACAGCTGCGACGCCATTGGCGGCAACAACTACTCCATGTGGTGTGATCCGGCTTACGACAAGCTGATCAAGCAGGCCAAGGTCGTCACCGACCGTGACCAGCGCACCGTGCTCTACAAACAGGCTCAGCAATTGCTCAAGCAGCAAGTGCCGATCACGCCTGTCGCCCACTCGACGGTCAACCAGCCGTTAAGCGCCAAGGTCGAAGGATTCAAGGTGAGTCCTTTCGGCCGCAACGTGTTCTCGGGTGTCAGCCTGGAAAAATAA
- a CDS encoding OprD family porin, translating into MKLSSTALLALAISSVTATAYAESQSQAFTPVTVKEKSAQSAATGFVEGQSISGTTRNWYANEQLKRGGQFAYKKNGISTDTDRRINWVQGTIIKYNSGFTEGPVGISTEVAAYNAIALDRDRKDLASNNGGAPGTRPGAGNNRTLTEEGGDAVGQWSKLGLANVKARVSNTTLTAGRQNFSSPMVDVIGNRALPSSFEGVSLHSEELENLSFDVGTFDRNSPRTEQSQRKFRTEYANGIVETDHVHTAGITYTPFASLTTSLWATQAEDIWNQYYFGASHVLGDSSILSLTTGLNYYKTQEEGKALIGNIDNDTYSLSFGLTHQAHSLTFSYQEINGDEYFDYLHETNGIYLANSLLSDFNGPNEKSFQVAYGLNMAEYGVPGLKFNIYSARGWGIDGTHYKGNEGVAGKGYDGIQAQDGEHHQEYGIGAAYAVQSGPLKATAIRATYTTHRASENQADGSINEFRLVTTIPFNIL; encoded by the coding sequence ATGAAACTGAGCAGCACCGCGTTATTGGCCCTGGCCATCAGCAGCGTCACCGCCACGGCCTACGCAGAGTCCCAAAGCCAGGCGTTCACCCCGGTTACCGTGAAAGAGAAAAGTGCCCAGAGCGCAGCCACCGGCTTCGTCGAAGGCCAGTCGATCAGCGGCACCACGCGTAACTGGTATGCGAACGAGCAACTGAAACGGGGCGGCCAGTTCGCTTACAAGAAAAATGGCATCTCGACCGACACGGATCGTCGGATCAACTGGGTGCAAGGCACCATCATCAAGTACAACTCCGGTTTCACCGAAGGCCCCGTGGGCATCAGCACCGAAGTGGCGGCGTACAACGCCATTGCCCTGGATCGTGATCGCAAGGACCTGGCGTCCAACAACGGCGGCGCACCGGGCACGCGTCCAGGCGCGGGCAACAACCGTACCCTGACCGAAGAAGGCGGCGACGCCGTCGGCCAGTGGAGCAAGCTCGGCCTGGCCAACGTCAAGGCCCGTGTCTCCAACACCACCCTGACGGCCGGTCGCCAGAACTTCAGCAGCCCGATGGTCGATGTGATCGGTAACCGTGCGCTGCCTTCGAGCTTCGAGGGTGTGAGCCTGCACAGCGAAGAGCTGGAGAACCTGTCCTTCGACGTCGGCACCTTCGATCGCAACTCTCCGCGTACGGAACAGAGCCAGCGCAAGTTCCGCACCGAATACGCCAACGGCATCGTTGAAACTGATCACGTCCACACCGCGGGCATCACTTACACGCCATTTGCCAGCCTGACCACCAGCCTCTGGGCCACCCAGGCCGAAGACATCTGGAACCAGTACTACTTCGGCGCCTCCCACGTATTGGGCGACAGCTCGATCCTGAGCCTGACCACCGGCCTGAACTACTACAAGACCCAGGAAGAAGGCAAAGCGCTGATCGGCAATATCGACAACGACACCTACTCCCTGTCCTTCGGACTGACCCACCAGGCCCACAGCCTGACCTTCTCGTACCAGGAAATTAACGGGGACGAGTACTTCGACTACCTGCACGAAACCAACGGCATCTACCTGGCCAACTCCCTGCTGTCGGACTTCAACGGCCCGAACGAGAAATCCTTCCAGGTGGCCTATGGTCTGAACATGGCCGAATACGGCGTGCCCGGCCTGAAGTTCAACATCTACAGCGCCCGGGGCTGGGGGATCGACGGTACTCACTACAAGGGTAACGAAGGCGTGGCCGGTAAAGGCTACGACGGCATCCAGGCCCAGGATGGCGAACATCACCAGGAATACGGAATCGGCGCAGCGTACGCGGTGCAGAGCGGCCCGCTGAAAGCCACTGCGATCCGCGCGACCTACACCACTCACCGCGCCAGCGAAAACCAGGCGGATGGCAGCATCAACGAGTTCCGTCTCGTGACCACCATCCCGTTCAACATTCTGTAA
- a CDS encoding ABC transporter substrate-binding protein — protein sequence MKMLPLRAAIAAALLSVAVGVSAKPLVVCTEASPEGFDMVQYTTAVTADAVAETIFNRLADFKPGTTDVIPALADAWDISEDGLTYTFHLRKGVKFHTTDYFKPTRDMNADDVVWSFQRQLDPKHPWHDKSSVGFPYFESMGFKELLKSVEKLDDSTVKFTLTRREAPFLADIAMAFSSIYSAEYADQLLKAGKTGDLNNKPVGTGPFVFQRYNKDAQVRFKANPDYFRGKPPADALIFAIATDNNVRLQKLKANECQVALYPKPDDIPSIKKDAQLKVDEMNAMTVAYIALNTTHKYLSDVRVRKAIDIAFDKEAAVNALFGKGNATVAVNPYPDTLLGYNRSLNNPPRDLDKARALLKEAGVPEGTVFTLFTRNGGGATNPNPMLGAQMMQADLAKVGIKIDIRVMEWGEMLKRAKNGEHDMVSAGWAGDNGDPDNFLTPMLSCEAAKNGENYARWCNQKFQALLDEARAKVNPDERAALYEQAQAIFNQDQPWISIAHTRMFTAMRNNVEGYQISPLTTNNFATTQVK from the coding sequence ATGAAAATGCTTCCCCTACGTGCAGCCATCGCTGCCGCGCTGCTGAGTGTCGCTGTTGGCGTCTCGGCCAAACCCCTGGTGGTCTGCACCGAAGCCAGCCCCGAAGGCTTCGACATGGTCCAGTACACGACTGCAGTCACCGCCGATGCAGTGGCCGAAACCATCTTCAATCGCCTGGCCGACTTCAAGCCCGGCACCACTGACGTGATTCCGGCACTGGCAGACGCTTGGGACATCAGCGAGGACGGTCTGACCTACACTTTTCACCTGCGCAAAGGCGTCAAGTTTCACACTACCGACTACTTCAAGCCGACCCGTGACATGAATGCCGACGATGTCGTCTGGAGCTTCCAGCGTCAGCTGGACCCGAAACACCCGTGGCACGACAAGTCGAGCGTAGGCTTCCCGTACTTTGAAAGCATGGGCTTCAAGGAACTGCTCAAAAGTGTCGAGAAGCTCGACGACAGCACAGTGAAATTCACCCTGACCCGTCGCGAAGCACCGTTCCTGGCCGACATCGCCATGGCCTTCTCCTCGATCTACTCCGCCGAGTACGCCGACCAACTGCTCAAGGCCGGCAAAACCGGCGATCTGAACAACAAACCGGTCGGCACCGGCCCGTTCGTTTTCCAGCGCTACAACAAGGACGCCCAGGTTCGCTTCAAGGCCAACCCGGACTACTTTCGCGGCAAGCCACCGGCAGACGCACTGATCTTCGCCATCGCCACCGACAACAACGTGCGCCTGCAGAAACTCAAGGCCAACGAGTGCCAGGTCGCGCTGTATCCGAAGCCGGATGACATCCCGAGCATCAAGAAAGATGCCCAGCTGAAAGTCGATGAGATGAACGCGATGACCGTCGCGTACATCGCCCTCAACACCACTCACAAATATTTGAGTGATGTGCGGGTGCGCAAAGCCATCGATATTGCTTTCGACAAGGAAGCGGCAGTCAACGCGCTGTTTGGTAAAGGCAATGCGACGGTGGCGGTCAATCCGTACCCTGACACCTTGCTGGGCTACAACCGTAGCCTGAACAACCCGCCTCGCGACCTGGACAAGGCCCGCGCCCTGTTGAAGGAAGCAGGCGTTCCGGAGGGCACCGTGTTTACCCTGTTCACCCGCAATGGCGGTGGCGCGACCAACCCGAACCCGATGCTCGGCGCGCAAATGATGCAGGCCGACCTCGCCAAGGTGGGGATCAAGATCGACATCCGCGTCATGGAATGGGGCGAAATGCTCAAGCGCGCCAAAAACGGCGAACACGACATGGTGTCCGCCGGATGGGCGGGCGATAACGGCGACCCGGATAACTTCCTGACGCCTATGCTCAGTTGCGAGGCCGCAAAAAACGGCGAAAACTACGCACGCTGGTGCAACCAGAAGTTCCAGGCCCTGCTCGATGAAGCCCGGGCCAAAGTGAACCCCGACGAACGCGCGGCGCTCTATGAGCAAGCCCAGGCGATTTTCAACCAGGACCAGCCATGGATCAGCATCGCGCATACCCGTATGTTCACCGCAATGCGCAACAACGTAGAGGGCTATCAGATCAGCCCGCTCACCACCAATAACTTCGCCACCACTCAGGTGAAGTAG